The DNA sequence gagctgaaaaattaccatattttcaaaaaaggggagtgtccctttaacaatgTGATATATGATTTGAAATACGATGGCTGCAGGACAGTAAAATATATCTAAAAACTACAACAATTACAATTTCATTCGTTTCGATATATCTTGCAGCCCTACTTTCCCGTCTACTTTTACCTTCCTCCGCCGATCCATTATTCCCTGTTGTTGAAGCACCAGTTGCTGTCAACACTACAGCTCCAGCCCTATCATCGTGGCTACGGCCAGCATCTGCAGTTACGGACAGGGCTTGTGTCGACACAATCTCCTCCTCCACATCCTCCTCATCTTCCCCTTCCATTTCAGGTGGAGGTTCACAACTCACCACAGTCACTTGTGTACACTTCCCATAAAGGTCCACTACAGCCCATAAGCGTGAAGGAAGTCCGCTGGCTGCCGTGCCGCAGTCTTGCCCATTTACCCACAGATGCAGCTCTCCTTTCCCATTGCGCTGGATGCCCACACGATCCCCTTCCACAAGCTGGTCCAGGTCACGGCCGTATTCCTCCAAGACCGAGCGACCGTCCTTCAGCACTGAGCAGCCCGACACGATCCACGAGCCTCCCTTCAACCCTGTGGCGCTGCTGGGAAATTCCAGACCGGCTGGGTCCAGCGCAGTCACACCGATCTCTATAGAACCGCTCCAGGAATTTACCTGGACAGAGGTAAATTAAAAATGAGTGTTTTCTGTTCACACCTGGTAAGATGCATTTTcgtcaatcggatcacaagtggacgagagagacacattccggttacacctggtatttacatctgtctcttttgtccactttcgaccatttctgtcctgattactttgaggggatGGTCTGTGGGCGATAGGGCTGTGACGATGTATTTCATTTCCCATTAAAAATAattgtctgaaatcgattctgaatcgtaaGACTTGTGTGTGTACTACGGGTCTTTGTTCAGTAGGAAGTCCATATCAGTCTAAAATCATTACGagtctgagtcgtttataacatgcatttaaaaaagcaacactcatcaaacacaatcattaaaaatattctttatcatCATCATAAAAATActtgaaacaatttgaagaacagcgatgtAAATATGCtaatagacatttcctggaatagtgtttgtaatggTACTTCTATTTTTTGCACAAGAGATTTTGAATGTGGCAGCATTTCACCAGAATTCTTTAAAGCTCACGccgtttctgcatttctgatgttaatctggagtacctatagagtagtattacatcctttatatcttcTTTAGttctttagtttagtttagttcagatttataaaagaaagatgaGCTTTACcaattctttccgataacgtataacaaaatgaagaaggagttactaccgcgggaggagcgagtacgagtcatacaacactatacaacactgtttaacttatgattcactacatgttcgtgtcatttatataatatttatgcacctatttccaacataagacagaagtcttacttaccgcatgcaactcatgacccagttgggactttatagtgatacgtatagaaacccctgaaacgtcagctggacctgtaatcgaaaaaactttccgaaacttgtacgaaccctggggaagtgcattcggcacagaaatactctgtaacacgcccaactgcttttttgacactttgcctacgtttagcataaggaaacaactctataactgtgttaataagtcagaaagcatgaaataccattgaaccaccacttgaaaattcattcattcagaaaacgtgcatttgcaAGATTAATCGTCCCAGCCTTAGTGGGTGAGACCCTCCGCTTTTGTTTAACCGCAAGCAGGGGAAATGACAAGTTTAAATtgacgcgaactaatattagGTCAGAGTCTGCTACTTGTGTTGTTGTTAGTtaaaatacatgtacaaaacactatgcagcatatgtaagagctttctctgatattttagcgcaattgatgaaataagctcaTGCAACTTTCACAATTGGCAAAATTAAACTAATGAAAGATGAGGAGATCAGCCACttaagttttatcaatgaaagcctaaagatagcgctgtacactgtgtgtttgtgcttaagtcagaaaagatgtaaaacattgtaGTCGGTATATCACtttaaaatttaaagttaaatttaaatgaatggGCAGAGAGTAGGTGGccttttgtggatgctggaacaCATTCGCCTGCATGCGCGTTTACACCACCACAAAAGCAATTCGGTCGATagtgttttcgactacctctgaatgtggtcaaaagtaaacagtgttttaaacacagtGTTTACACCCATCTTTAGCGTCGTCCGATCTGATCAacgaaaaagcatcttaaaagCTGTAAGgggtgtaaacagccccttagagtgtttgtttgtccgactatggaagtcaatgggtcctgtcaactgtgtgcttaccaatGGTAATGAATGgtaaccatcatttatcaaaataaccTTCTGTGTTccacagaagaagaaaaaacTCATTCAGGAATAgatcaacatgagggtgagtaaatgttgacagaattgtaatttttgggtgaactatccctttaaccagaGCTCTGTCTCACACGGTTCAGTGAAAAGTAGGCCAAAATTTGTCACTGCATTCCACATATGTCTTTATTTGAATGGTATGTAGACTGTCAAAGGAACAGTATATCTGGGTTAAGGAGGGCTGAGAGGAAGAGCAGGCGACACAGAATGCGATCAAGCCATTTCTCTAATCTGGTTATACAAGTGACAGGCAATCTGATTCACTGTCTTTACTCTCTTTGTCTAAAAGGCAGCAAGAAGTGACACTCAACAGCAATAATATGAGAACGACTTGAACAATATTATTAAACATGAATTTAAAACTCAGGCCTACTAATACAGAAATTAACTTTGCAACATTATAActacaaacaaaaaagtattcaatcacattttaaaggaaaacacccaAATCattaaaagatattttataaTGTTGTTAGCATCATTTTTGAACCTCAATTAACCGCTTACAGAACCATGAATTTTTGGAACTAGAAAAGGTCATCGGTCAAAAAACACTTGCAAAAAAACTACAGAACTACTACAAAACACTACATACCTAATAAAAACAACAGtgcataaataataaaatgtatagctttaaTGCACCGTCACTGCACTGAAgccactttagataaaagcatccggcaaaatatacaaataaatatgtagGTGATTTACCATTGCATAACTTTCTGAACTGCAAGTGCAGTCTGTTGAGTATGGCAGATGGTCACGTGATGCTAAAGCACTTGGGATAAGATTATCTCCTAAACCTCCTAAGTGCAAATGATCCAATGAGATGCGGGATGCAATTTCCAAGCATCATTAAATAGTTGTGAAACAGGCAATTAACCTCCCGAATAAAAACACTTCTAAACCACATACGGTAGTGCACCCCAAAGCATTAAAGCTTATCAGGCcggattataaaaaaataaagaagctTTAAATCAAATAACAAAATCATATTCAGTACATTTCAATATACTGCAACTCTTTCCGTCTATCTGGTGGTCAGTCATTTCCCATGTTAATATCTCTGACTCTGGACTCACATGAAGTAATaataaaatagcctacataGCTTGCAgctaaaattatttttgtatcCTTGAATAATCATTAAATCAGCAGTTTTATCACAATTGCATAACTACTTTGAGACATTTCACTGCCATCAAGAATAGGAGTGTGAGAGATATCCTACTGTACAGTCATATGATCAGAGAGCAAGGTCACCCTTAATGATAAATCTATATGCAACACTACAGGCTATCTACATGAACTAAAAGCTGCTCGGCCTCCAAATGAAATATATTATGGGAGATCGTGTGAAATATCCTCAGTTAAAAACTCACCTGCATGAATAAGGTCCACACTTTGGCTAGGTTTATAAACCTTATCATGAATAATATGAAGAAAGCACAGGCCTGCTGCCTCTTCggtcatttttatgtaattgtCATTGTTACATGACTTTGTAATGTGATATTACAGTCTTATAGTCTGTATCTGTTGCTTTTAAACTATTAGTCAAGCTAGCAGTATGTGGCCCACattaaatttcatttcaaaGTAAACGGATAGTAAAATAAAGCTGAAGTGTAGCTAACTAAAGcagattttgaaaaatatataaagaagTGGTTATCAATCCACGGGACGTGAAATATGTCTGAAGAAATATCTGTATATGTTGTCGTGCCAAGGCAACTCTGGTTATGCTAGCAGTTTATTGGAGCAACGTAAAGCCATATTCACCCACACGTTTACACACAATGTACTAATGTGGCATATTTCACAAAAATATGTTATCAAGGTAAGTTAATATGAATATCTAGATCGTAGGACCAGAACCGACTGATGTTTAAAGCCTCATCCAGGAATAGCCACACAGCCTCCAAACATAAACAGCACTGACAAATCATGTCAGATACCCGAACATCCTGGGACATTAGCACACCTTACACAAATGACCTATGAATAAAATCTGACAAACCGCGCACCCCCAAAAATGATGAACCACTGCAGACGATCTGACACACACACTCCCACCCTTTTCTcgatctctctctccctctgttCAACTctaggtctctctctctttgggCACTGGTGGGACATGCTTGTTTACCTTTTTGTCGATGCGGACAGTGAAGACATCGCGGTCTCTCAGCGGTTCCCGGCTGAGGACCAGACCATGATTGAATTCCTGTACCGGCTGATTTCTCTGAGCGGTTCGGTTTGAGTTCGACAAACCGATCAGTTTTCCGCTGCGCGGATGCAGCTCAGCCGCCATCTTTGCACGGGCGGCGCGGTGCACGACACTCCGAGTCGTTTTGCGACAGTTGAGAGCAGTTTGTCGGCAATTGGTGATTGGCTGCCGATTCTGTTTATATTTGTTGGCTAACCTAACTACTGTAATAATCCGTAATACTTTGGGCTATTtgcttaaaaaatatgtaaaaaataatatattgtatttgaaaaaaaattacatcaGCAAAGGAGCAACGACTGATAGATGTCAGGAGGTAGGTAATATGAAATGTAGTCATGGAACTTAGTCATAAATGCTTCAGTATCATTTATAACATCACATTGAACAACACTgaacaaaaaagtaatcaaatttactacatttttctttttattttatttttactgtttatCAATAGCTGAACTGAAACTGGTCAAAGTCTGATGCACGTTTCTAGACAGAGTAACGTAACGTTAGATGTGCAATAAACTAAATAATTTAATGctttaataaagaaatatattttaaatttgcgaGTAGCAAATTACATTGGTTTAAAAATTCCTCTAGATGGCAGTGTATTACAGAAATGTTGTTGTTGAAGCTCATGTCTAAAAAAAGTTAAGCTTGTTCGActgctgcaagaaccgacaggccCATGACgccaaagtaccgcgagaacgattcaAGAAATCATACGATTTCTAATTTCGTttcgctctcgcggtaccttGATGTCATCCGCCCGTCAGTTCTAGAGATGCCGCATGAAGGAACAGACAGAAGGCTTTTTGACGTTTCAGTTATTAAATGGCACAAATATATTAATCCTTATAATTGTATAATCTTAAAGTATGATTGATTACATAGAAGTTGAGTATGGTTTGTTCCTTTGAAGCGCTGTTCAAATATCAATGTTTTGTTACACCATGCGTACAGTCAATAAGCTACATTTTGTAACATTATTGatcttgttttattttgcaACATTAATTGGTCTTGATTTAAGATGTCTTTGTAAATGCTGTTCAAAGGAACCTTGTATTATATAGTCATGTAttaacaatacaaaaatattagttttaaatgtttttattgctcaaaatgtgttaatatgtaaaaataatagatggCATCCCATCTGCTTATATGTTGATGGTTATGGATCTACTGATCAGTGATCATTGAGCATTTCAAATAGGCATACATATTTCAGATATAAGATGCATAGACCATAATGGAGGAAATTTTGGTCCAATAGGATGACAGCCATTCGTCTTTGTTAACTGAGTTCATTCATTGCTTCTTTAGGACAGCTATGAGATGACACTGTTGAGTGTTTGTATAAAGCTTGATCAAGATCAATGACCTGGTCCTGGACAAGGATTTTCTCCAAACACCCACGCAGGCGATGTGAACTTTTTGCCGCCTCACTCTCACCTGAATAAAAGAGATACAGGGAATTGTATATGGTTTATTAAACATCCCTCTGGATGTATCCCAGTTTTATAACAGGTAAAAAGTACTatgaaaaatgaatattttagAGAGCACTGGTTAATGGAGGTACTTGCATACAGAAATCATTGCTTTCAAATTTACCTGGCACTCCCCCAAAAGTCAGAAGCATCCCATTTTTCCACATGGAGAAAAAGTCCAGACTTTCCGTTTCGTGCTCTGGTTTGCCGTTTACCACAAGTAAATGTTTCAGTATGTTGAAAGTAAGTGCTGCAGGTTCACGGGGAAGGGCAGTGGTTTCTGATCCTTCTTTCGAGCCTAACTGAACCGCCTTGACATCACAGAGAAATGCTGTTACATAATTTACAAATGTAAGGTCGGATGTTAATGTATATCAAGTTAATGCATGATAATCATTGCCAACACATCATTGTTAACAAAGATTTTCTTTTGCCTGGCACACCTTGAcatctgtatgtctgtccaACTCTCCCAAAACATACTCAAAGTCTGTACTTTGGAGACTCAGGGTTGCCCCAGTCCAAGATCCAAAGATCTTTACTGTGATACCAGCCTCTTCTGTCTTAAGTCCAGGAAGATCTGTTGATACATATGCATTGGATAGCATAGAAGAATAACGTGTGAGGCTTTCGGCTAGACTTTTAATTTTCACTTTTCACTCACCGGATGTATTAAACGTAACCATCCCAGTTCCTGGAAAGTAACTGCCTCTTTTGATCTCAGAGAAGCAAGGTTGGGGTTCCCACATTGGGTCTGTATCCCAGAGGGAGCTTAGATTTAGCCAGTGTCCACCCCTTATACAAGCATCCATATCTGGGTGAAACTGAGTAAGAAAGAAATTTGAGTATTCTGCACTTTATATGTAAACTAACAATCCAACCCTTAGAtcatcaatatttaaaaaaatgcaaaaaggcTCAAATATTTTTACAGGATTAAAGAGCTTCTGTTTGTCCACCAACATGCCGCCAAGACCCAGACGTATTTTTCCTGTTAGTTCATCCTCTGTCAGCTCAGAATGGAGTCCGACTACAAGTTCCTCTTCGTTGTTTACCTCTAACACCACAAATTTACCTTCACTGCGCAATTCCAGCTGTCAAAAACCAACAGAGAAAGCTCAAAAGATTTGTTGCACTAAAACAGATGGatgataatgaaatgataatCATTCTAAACAGAGCTTTAATATGCAGGTCTCAAAAAGCCACATTCATGCTGGAAAAATAGCAAAAACATTTACCAAGTGCCAGGCTCCATCATTGAGTCTGCGGCCTCCTTTTATACTAACTAAAATGTCTGCTTTCCCGATCTGCATTTCAGGTATACCATTACGCAGTGAAAGCACAAACCAGTCCTTTCCTTCCTTTGTGTCTCCATAGAAGATGGCCCCTTCTGGGTCAAAAGTCCGGAATTCAAAGAAAGATCGGATGCTGGAGGCGAGGTAAGACATCTCGCGATTAGTGAGATATATGACATTACATAAGTTATCATCACTGGGATGTTCAAATGAACCACTGCTTAGGCACCAGGAAATAATGAGTTAGACAGCGAGGTGACTTCGAGTCAACTGACCTTCTGACTTCACTGAGATTTGCTCTTGTCTGTATTACGGGAGTCCATGCGGTCTGTCTGTGTGCGAGATTGATGACTCCCCTGCCAGATATCTGTCACAGTCAGCACAATAATCAAGAAATAGCTTTGACatcatacagcaaacatcacaTAACTCATAAAGCATGCATGCTCAGATTACATTTACACTTATCTCTGTATCTAAAGTCTAGGTAAACACAAGCGTTTGCTATATCCCAGATGAGTCGCTAGTGTAAATATCGCCACACTAAGCAAATGTGGAACTAGGATTCACCGAATCCAATGTTATATAAGCCAATCGTGCAAATACTTTGTCAGCTAAAATACTTCCAAACCAACCAGTCAGTTCATATTATTGATTACCAGGTATAAAATTGGGATCTGTAATAGAGGTGTAAAGTATTGAAGTAATCATGTGTGATTTCaaaaaaaatctagtttttCATATGAGATAAACTGGTTTATTTTTACGAA is a window from the Misgurnus anguillicaudatus chromosome 4, ASM2758022v2, whole genome shotgun sequence genome containing:
- the shbg gene encoding sex hormone-binding globulin produces the protein MNYLKEVVVVLLLVQYLILPARGVSGGQISGRGVINLAHRQTAWTPVIQTRANLSEVRSIRSFFEFRTFDPEGAIFYGDTKEGKDWFVLSLRNGIPEMQIGKADILVSIKGGRRLNDGAWHLLELRSEGKFVVLEVNNEEELVVGLHSELTEDELTGKIRLGLGGMLVDKQKLFNPFHPDMDACIRGGHWLNLSSLWDTDPMWEPQPCFSEIKRGSYFPGTGMVTFNTSDLPGLKTEEAGITVKIFGSWTGATLSLQSTDFEYVLGELDRHTDVKAVQLGSKEGSETTALPREPAALTFNILKHLLVVNGKPEHETESLDFFSMWKNGMLLTFGGVPGESEAAKSSHRLRGCLEKILVQDQVIDLDQALYKHSTVSSHSCPKEAMNELS